Below is a window of Bacillota bacterium DNA.
ATGACCAGCGCGTCCTTGTCCGGCTCCACCTGCCTAGCACGCCTCACCGCCTCCACGAAGTATCGCGACGTCCTGTAATTCTCCAACTTCGTCCTGTCGCCGCGCCTCGCTATCAGGCCGTCGTGCCCCGTGAGCACGAGGATGTCCGGCAAGTGCAGGCGAATGAGCTGCGCTACCTTGTCCGGCTGCGTCTCCTCAGGAACGTGCTCTCCGACCACGGGCACCCTTAGTTCCTGGTAGTACCTGACGCAGTTACCAAGGTAGTCCCCGTCCCCATCAAGGTGAAGGACGCGCCCGGGGATCTTTCCGTAGTTCAGCCCAGGCGGCAGAACATTGGCCTCGCGTCCGCGTAGCCCGGTCGTGCTGAGCTCCTCCGCCATCCGCCGAAGGAACACTTTGTCCAGGGACTCCTTCGAAAGCCTGCGTACATGCTCTCGAGCGGCCTCTATGTCTTTCTGATGCGCGCGCACCAGATCC
It encodes the following:
- the yabG gene encoding sporulation peptidase YabG; this encodes MELIRVGDAVSRKSHGSDVIFSVLKVLSGPARRAVAVLKGLNARLVADAPLADLVRAHQKDIEAAREHVRRLSKESLDKVFLRRMAEELSTTGLRGREANVLPPGLNYGKIPGRVLHLDGDGDYLGNCVRYYQELRVPVVGEHVPEETQPDKVAQLIRLHLPDILVLTGHDGLIARRGDRTKLENYRTSRYFVEAVRRARQVEPDKDALVIVAGACQSHYEALLEAGANFASSPERVFIHCYDPILVAEKVAFTPFDSVVQVTHAIENTVSGIKGIGGIETKGKLRLSLPNTGP